The DNA region GCAGTCGTGCACGTACACATGAACCTGTTGGATGAAGAGAAATTCTTAATGTGTGCTTAAAAATACTTTGGTCACATTATTCAGCTGTGGTATCGGAAAATAATCCAACCTGATAAGAACTGCTTTTAGCTTATGGATAGAAAAATCTCAAATGTTTGCACCAGAGTGCATCAGACTCACTTGAGAGAATCAGTGACAGGGTTTTAGTCAATGTTGTTTATCCAGCTGAACTATAAACTGCACATGTTGTCAATATGTTTGAGATTTCTCTGCCTGCTGTTCACTGTAACCTTGAAAGGAATGCATGAAGCATCCTTTTTGCTTTGAATGCAGCAACCAATATACGGCTGCTTGTCTGAGGCTTATCCCTCTAAAGGTTACCCTCGGGCCTCTGATAAGCTCTTGATTCACATTATATTAGATAGTGCTGGTGTTTGCAGAGCCTGTTGTTTCTAACAATATCCAGAGTatatatccacagaaaatataaTAACGTCTCTAAATTCACAAATTTCATACCGGAGAAACATAACAGAGTCAatttaacagtttaaataatttaatagaaTGACTTTAAAAGGACACATCTGTAGCATTAATCACATTAACAAGCGCAAGATATACATGAAGGAACAATTTTATAAGAATAGACTGTGTTGCTGAGAGTTTAATGCTAAGTTTGATACCACTCTTTGTTAAATAAAGTATGCGACAGCCAGGGGCCTCTTAGCTTAGCTTTAATTTAATCTGTAAGACTGAACACAGTGGGGAATGGCTAGAGTCGTTCATATAGTTCATATAGAGTACTCAAATAATTGTCTCCCATCCTCATGAAAATACCTAGGATGGATACGTGTGCTCACATACAGGGGTCCTGGTTCAGGGGTTTGAAAATGTGGCCTTTCTAGTCTGTCTGCCCAGGTCAATGGGTCTGAgtcataaactgtatataaagatggatgatgcatcTTTACTTCCTCccattttacaaaaaataatccAAAATATCGTTGATACAGATTTTTAGATCATTTTGAGCCAGAGTCATGAAGCTGAAGTATCAATcatgcactcgaccaatcacaagtcctTGTCCAGACATCCAGATCTTAACAGAAATGAGAAATATttgcacttgaacaaacatcagagctACTTCTGAAATCACAGAAACCCTTTTTGAGTAAAATTTGACATGTTTTGTGgccttttagtttggtccatgtatATATGGCAACATgcaggaggtggggtttatgaccaacactgcatccagccaccagggggcaatccagaatatttggcttcacttttgaggagctgtcatggtgtctatctttatatatagtctgTGGTCTGGACCGCCTCTCAACCAGGGTTAAACACGGGTATAGATGCTGCCTAACTTGCGTAAACTGAAATAGAGATTGCACATTGGCAATTACAGGACTTTTGGGGGGGGttttggtttatttaaaaaaaagtatttaattaattaaagcaACCAGAGAAAACGTTCATAGAATTATACAAGTGGAAGCAGTTGCATTTTGTCACCTTTGCCAAtctgctaagctaaccagctgatGGCTGTAGCTGTCGAGATTTTACCATATGAAAATGAAACATCAAAAACAGAGGATGAACATTTGCCAAAAACAAGGGTCAGGTCTATTTCACAGTTACTAATGACCGGACTTCTATCATCAAAAGTAAGCGGAGGTTCAATATGCAATCATTCTCCTTTGTTAACAACAACTATCGAAATAACATTTACTTTGTGATTGCCACAGCTGTAATAATGATCAGGGAAACGAGCATTTCATTATTTGAGGGAAGCTTGAAAGCCCCTGTGACACAGATTTCAGATCCTGATTTCAAAAGCCATGTGATCATGGTGAAGTGGTCATGGCCAGATAGATGGACTCTGATATATACTTCAGGTTACGGCCGTTGATTGCGCTCACATTCAGACAGCCACTGGGAAGGAGGTTCACATGTCTCCTCTTTGTCAAAAATTCCACCTGCTGATCTAAAGcagaccaaaaaaaacacaagaagtaCAGAGAACACTCAGAGGTTGTTAAGATAACATTTCTGTTGCTTCATTGGAGAACACTGGTCTTATTTAAACAAAAGGCAGTAAAATAATCATATGTTTAGCGATTTTATCTAATGTTGATAAATCAGAGACTGTAAAACATCTGTAGGATGCCAAGATCATGAATATTCATTTTCAGTACACTGATTACTGTTAAAGCATGTGATTTACAGACATAAAGTAAGCCATACATATTTTGGAACTGTTTATAGAGTGCAATAATGATATTCTAGTAAAAAGCTGCCAGAATATCTGGCTTTGATTCTGTTCataattatgaataaaaatgcACTCTACATTCCTGTTATTGATTTGTAAAGGAGGTAACAGAGGCGATGAGGAAAGCAGCTGAGAAAGTAATCATGAATATCAGGCATGAGTTCCTTTATGCTGTCAATCACTTGCTATAGATTATGAGAAAAACACCCCTTCAATTATTCACATGTCAGAAACAGTTAGCTCCTCACCATTCAAGCCTGTACAACAGTAGAGTCCACCTTGTTGTGTCAGGTGGTCCCAGCAGCCTGGAGTTCCCAGAAGCCTCAGCTTCTCCCTCAAAATGTCTCTGATCAGCTTACTTCTCTCAACCATGCGCTTAACTTCTCCCTGCCTGGGGGACAATAATTGCACCAAATACTAAGGACACCGGCAGTTTAACTTTGTGTGCATGAAGGAATCGATCAAGCAGTCTAGCTGTCATTTCGTACTGACACGGCAGTGATGCTTCTGTCCAGGCCACATTTTTCAGTTAGCAGATAATTAATGTGCGTGGAGCATGACTCACCATTCAACAAGATGTGCGGGGTTACTGAGCACAGTGGCAACGACATCTGCTCCTCCCACAGACGGCCAGGCCCACAGTGACCTGACTAACTTGACAGCTTGAGACTGCAGCGATAACAGGAGGCTTCTCTGCTTCAACACGCACAGCAGGTGACCCACAGCCTCACCTGGGAAAGGTTAAGAAGAGGAGCCTGGTgcaaataaacacttttttccAGTTACATTACTTTATTTCTGCTGAAAATAAGTTAGCTCAGAAAATGAAATAAGCCACTCGCTTCTGGGCGAGTGAATAGAGGGTCACTGAGACACAAGCAAAAAGCAAAGAGCTGAGCCGCCTAATGACGAGTTACAGGAGGGAGATGCagagccctctctctctcaagagAGTAATTACTGGAAGGCAGCAGAAAACGTGAGTTATATGAGCAGGTGCCTTCTGTGGAACATTCAGTAAGACAAACATGAACATACAATGCTGTACTCGTCTATTTTATGCAGTGActatgcaaataataataaaaactattattactattattattttgtagTATAGGCTAATTTTTCCAATTGGAGTTCCTATGGCCATAAGAGCAAACACATTAATCTTTGCAATCAGATGTATTTTTAGAATTACTCTTACCATAAAGGCCAAAGCAGTGGGAGAAGGACTGAGCACAAAGGAGCTCCATGCCTTGGGATGCACAGAGCTGTACAGGCCAGGCATCCCGCTTAAAATCTCCATAGCAGAGCCCCTGAGCAGGCAGCAGGAGGAAAGGGAAGAGCCTTCGCCTCTGTTGAAACAGTGCCAAGACAGCAAAGGATGATCCAAGCAGCAGTTAAGAGCAACTTGTCTGATAAAAATCATTATAGCCATTGTTAGAGACTGTAAATGTATCGATACCATGATTAGTTGTGTAATCACAGTCCACTGATCCTGAGAGAGATCTGCTCCGGTTGGGTAATGGGCAGACGCTGACAGAACAACAACACTTTGCTCAGGAGCCCCCTCCAGATCCTGCAGAAGCTTCTCCAAACAAATGGAGCGCAGCTTATCATCCCAGTAATAATACCGACGGATATCCTGGATCCCCGCTGCCTGGAAGATGCCAGCCAATGAGTCTGCACGGAGGATCAAGTCAAAACATAATATTAGATGTCTAAAGCAGAACAAACTTTTTGAGATACCTTAGCATGTAATTACAGTCAGAGGCTACTGTGAGTGAATTTTTTCTCAATTCTTTTTAAAACTAGGATGGTTCTCAGAAGTGCACATACCTCCCAAAGGCCAAatagtccctttaaattcaatcaagctgcaccacatttcactCACTCAGAAATATTAGTGCCCTTTCTCAgcgttgaagaaagtgaaaaaagttaCTGGATCAACTGAATGATCTGGATTCGCACATAAATGTTACGCGTCCATAAATGTTACGCACCAAATTCTGTTGTAATCTGTCCAAACCCTGAACCTTGTTTTTGTGTAGGCTTGCCAACAATCTAAATCAcctgcaaacaaacaggggtgaaaacataacctccttggtggaggtagcAATTCAAATACATCCTGTTTAACCTCTTGTCTGAGATGCATTTGTAATGAATGAATTAGTAATTTAACTCTTtaaaaaatgcacacacaaaccatgATTAGGCATTTGGTCTGCATTTCTGAATCTATAGTGATGGATATAACACATTCTAGAGGCATACATTCATGCAGTTCTTCATTGTAATGTGTCTtgcacatattttcttttttattcacaaATCTAGTGAATACACTGTATCTGAGAGGTGTAAAATACTTTCAATGAATGTTTGTCAAGGATCTGTGTGAATTATGAGCTACTTTTTCTCTGTCTGGAATGAAAtccttttgttgttgtcttgttCACACACCTGTTATTTCCATTTCCAGCATTTTTAACTCTGAAATCTCAGAAAAATGTCTGTTGCTATGGATACAGTAAAATGATGTGTTATCTGATCATTGGTTCATGTTATTGTGACATATATACAGGACTCATGCTCTAAATATGTAGATAACACAATGTTGCTGTACTTATCACGTTGATGTGAAATCAGATGCATTGGTTTATTGATGCTCCATGAGCATAATTCAACGTGTGCCACATCTTAACGCCAATAAACCGGGGGTCATGTCTTTAGATACTGTTTACAGGAAGTAGGGTTTTACTCGACCATCGCAAGGGGAGGAGAGGTAGACCGGGCCGCACCAAGCAGCACCGGCATCGAAGCAGTGCCTCAGGAGTTCAGCCCCGAGGCGCACAGCAGCAGTAAAGCCAGGGGTCTGGACACCCAACACCTGCAACAACAGCCAATTAAAATGAAGAATTAGGTCTAGTTTTTAATACAACTATGAGGATGATGAAACACTGCAGAGCTGATCTTGTATTGATTTACTCTGAAGATGAAGCTGAGTGTGAATTCATGATTTATCAGTAAGTCCATGTAATGGGGCTGATTGATTGTATGTGTGGCTAGGGGCCTTATTTACTGCTGCACAGACAGAGCAGTACTTATGAATCTAAGCTACAATTGGTTACTGTATATGTGTAAAGCTGTGATTACCCGGCTCTCCATTATAGCCTGGGATTCCTTCCCCAAAACGACCTCATTGGCTCGCCTGGTGAATTCAGTTAGCCCAAGAGAAGATGGATACTCTGGACAAAGGGTGGGATCAGCGTttaactgttgttttattttcccaacGAGACGTAGTTGAAAGGTCTTCCCCTCCTCACTGTAATACTCTGTAAAACACAGTGAGTGCACAGGTATTATTAAAATCCAACAAGACGCTGTATCAAACAATGAAAATTGAGGTGACAAGGAGAAAATATTTCAGTTTCAAAGTCACATTAGATTTGACATATTCCTGCTGACAATCAAACAAGCTAATGGACGGGAGTAATCATAAACCTTTTGGCAGAGGTAACAATCCAAAGTCAAGTAAAACCCAACCTCCAGGTTTTAAAATGTCCCTTCAGAAATCTGTGGGTGAAATCACATCAACACTTTGTCCCTGTTTTCCACAAACTATTTCTGGAGCCGAagctaaataaacacataatttctttatttaactgAGAAATCTAGTTCACTGTGAATTCTCCCTTAACCTATTATGAGTCATATGTCAAACAACATGTCCAGAGGGAGTCAGTAATTCAGAGTAAATGACGATAGGTGTTATATGCAGTGTGTCTAACTGATGGAGCACATTAATTCAAAGCTCTTGAAAGGGTGAACCATGAAACGAAAAGACAGACAGCAACATGTCCATTTCACACCGGCCAATTATATTATATCAATAATTACATAAGTATTTCATTTTCAACAATGGCGATATACACAAAATATGTATTGATGCTTATGCATAGTTCaagcacagtgaggaagtgTAATACATAACTGATCTAGAACagttttgaaagatgttttgTCAAGTGTTTGTCAACAAAGAAGAATTTAAAATCACAATCTTCCCTCAGTCTTAAAACTTAAAGAAGTAACAGAAGTGTGACATCTGTTGAGATAATTATCAacttttttcaaactttttttttcatcttgatAAAATGTTTGACCATATCATCCAGCCTATTTCTGAGGAAGACCACCTGTCtcgaaagaaataaaaacattgaaacatTACCATAACAAACTAAAGATCGATATGTTATACATTGAGTGTTGCTATAAaaaccctccctccccctgccACTGTGTCTGAGTGGTGCGTCCACAGAAGTAAACATCCAGCAGCGTCATCAGACAGGTCGGATGACGGGACTCacccacagactgtaaataaagacccACCTCTCCCTGTCAGGTCCACTCTCCTGGCCTGAGAGTCTTTCTTGAGGGCGGACAGTAGCTTTGAGTCGGGACCAGGTTCCGGaccctccgccgccgccgctgccgctgcAGAGTGAGTATTGATCGGTTCACAGTGATGACCTCCCGGGTCTCCTCCATTTTGCCTGACCCGTTTTTCCTCGAGGCCACCGCTGGGTCGACTCATCTTCTCACCCCGCGAGCAGCATCCGGCCTTTTGTTTAGACTCTGTTGCCAGGCTACAGCACGCGTCTGGATACTGTCACCGAGGCAACGGTGATGGATGAGTTTGTCCCTCCCTAATTTGCGGGTCTGCTGGTGGGAGTTTACTTTGGTCACAGTGAGCTATCGTAATCACACAGGACCTGTTATCAGCTCTGGTCGAAAAGACCTCAGCTGTGCTTGTTTTAGCCCCAAACATTGAACACAAATCCCAACCCATCAATCTCTGCTCCACATTAACGTGTGTGTTGTTGGTTATACAACCGGCCTGTAGCATCCTCCTTACATTGATGAAGAGGCAGTGTTTGATTCTGCAACAGCGTTTCAGTATGGAAGTAAATCTGTCTCACATAATTTAAAAGCCTTTGAATTTCCAGCACtgtttcatttttatatatttggaaAATGTTGTACTTTTGTACAGAATTAAACAGAGAGTAACGTGATTGGCCGAATGTAGGTTCGGTTCAGCCCAAATCGATTGCTTAACCTTGGTACCCCGGATTTTACTCTAATTTTGGGATCTGATCGATTTACAGCACGTTGAATATGTGAGGTAGTTGAATTTAGAGGTACAAATCTAAAACATTATGAAAtgctaaatattaaaacaatatgTAATCAAATTTAACATGCCAAATTCAGGTCGCAAACTTCAATGTAAACATTTTCAGATCAAACATCCAGGATTCCGAGGATAATTGATCGATTGTACTGATCGAACTGAGCCAACATTCAGCTGTTCAAGTTTTGCTTCATAGAGGAAAATATTTCAAATACCTAATTTCAATGCAAAAAATGGTGTTAGAAATTCACAGGCTTAAAATTCTAACTCTGGTGAGACATATTTATGGAGTGAAGGGAggtttgaaatattaaaataagacaaattaGGCAttcttaaaaactcaaaaggccATTTCCAGATCCCTCATTTCAAGATGAAATATCAGGATTCCAAGGATAAGCAATCGATTCTGGCTCTTACCAAACCAACATTCAGCCAATCGCGTTATGCTCCATTAGTTGaatttagaagaaaaaaaaaaatcctaataCATCATTCCAAAGCAAAGCAAAATCACTGCTTGAAATTGAAAGGCTTTTAAATCCCAAAATCTGGTGAGACAGATTTGCTTACATATTTCAAGTTAATTAAAATCAACATGAGAAACCCAGttctatttatttcaaagtaggtttttcatcacacaaggAATTTGCTTTGGTCTTTGGTGCATAAACATGAGCTGGACATATTCAGACTATTCTTTTAAGATTTCCTGCTTCCATTTATTTGATTGAATCATCTCCATACAGAgtagacaatttttttaatacCCCCTGGCATATTTTTACAGATTAACCTTCTATCTTGTGGAATTACATCTCCTCtgtagtgttaatgttttgtttctgcATGTGCCTTTAAACCAAAGCATATTTCTGCACTCAGTTCGAGATGGAGATGAGACATGCagcttcctcccctctctcctctctcgctcttcaAGTTATTACAAAATACAACTGTCCCTTTGCGCTTGTGCATCCAGAGCAATTTTTCTGGGCAGGGAATCATAGGAACAGCCATGTTGCGGAGATAAAGACAAGGCGGTGAATCTAACAGTAATCTAAAAGACCAGGAATCAAAGTCAACATCTTGCAGTTATTATATTGAGGAGAGGAGCAGCGAGTCAGGCTGTGTTAAGCTGATAGTCACATGTCGCTGCACTAGATGGCAGTAGATGGCCAAACCAGGCGGCTGGTCTTGTCAATCAGCTTTCCTCCGGCCTGATTCATCCACTGCAATATTGTTCCCAATACCTATCATCAGAAAATAAACCTCATTATGTGCAACAGATCTTTTTCCCGGTCATATAATAGGGAGGCTTGCATTCTTTTCTTAAATGTAATTGATGCCTCAGGGCTGCTGGCTGCCGAGACAGCTGCATGTGCAGAAATCTGTGTCTTTGTACCTTCCTGGGATGGATTTGTCTTTGTGGGAGTGTTAAGAGAATAGAAAAAATGGGTTTTCGTTTTATTCTGAGTGATTGACAACAAAATATGCATGTGTGACTTGGTCCATCGCTGAACATGTTTTCACATCAAACTGCACCGTGATTGTCCATTAGAGTAAGAGAAAATGCCCTCACGCTTTAAAAACTGGGTGCAGAAATTAAAAGCTGCAGTTCCTGTAATGAAGCCTCAATTGATTCTCTGACTCCAGATTTGTGGTGATCTCAGGAAAAGACTTGATTTATCCTCTACTTTACTGGAGTCTATTTTTAGAGTGAGTAGTGACAAAGAGGTATTAAGCTGGCCCCAGTGGTGTGTAGCTTTGTCACGCCACCGTGTTACCGGCATGAATAAGGTACTTATCTAATTAAGTTGGTGTTGATTCCATTAGATTCAAACTGCTGAGTCCTGAAATCTGGTGTCAAAGGACCTTTTTGTCTGAGGGCCCCCCGTGTTCCAAAAATATCCGTCTGTCCTGAGGAGACCTGTAGTGTAACACTCAGCTCAGAACGAGGGTGAGCGGAAAACGAACCACTTAGAGTCTAGTGATGTGCATGTGCAATCAAGAGAAAACActtcaaatgttaaaaatgtcacACATCAGCGTTTCATTAGAGTTCCTTTGTGAGGATTATAGAAAACAGTAAAGCGCATCATCTAAAATAGAGAGTAAAGCAACATGGAATTTATCGTATTACCCCATTATATCTAAAAGAGCTGCTCtgtcaacaaaacacttttttgtcATTATGAAAACTATTCGGATCATATCGAACAGAAATAGTTTTTATTCGGTCATCTATCAAATAGTCCCAGTTGTATTTTAAGTGgtggctccccccccccccccccccctaaaatgtC from Limanda limanda chromosome 5, fLimLim1.1, whole genome shotgun sequence includes:
- the got1l1 gene encoding putative aspartate aminotransferase, cytoplasmic 2 encodes the protein MSRPSGGLEEKRVRQNGGDPGGHHCEPINTHSAAAAAAAEGPEPGPDSKLLSALKKDSQARRVDLTGREYYSEEGKTFQLRLVGKIKQQLNADPTLCPEYPSSLGLTEFTRRANEVVLGKESQAIMESRVLGVQTPGFTAAVRLGAELLRHCFDAGAAWCGPVYLSSPCDDSLAGIFQAAGIQDIRRYYYWDDKLRSICLEKLLQDLEGAPEQSVVVLSASAHYPTGADLSQDQWTVITQLIMRRRLFPFLLLPAQGLCYGDFKRDAWPVQLCASQGMELLCAQSFSHCFGLYGEAVGHLLCVLKQRSLLLSLQSQAVKLVRSLWAWPSVGGADVVATVLSNPAHLVEWQGEVKRMVERSKLIRDILREKLRLLGTPGCWDHLTQQGGLYCCTGLNDQQVEFLTKRRHVNLLPSGCLNVSAINGRNLKYISESIYLAMTTSP